The Thermonema lapsum genome window below encodes:
- a CDS encoding response regulator: MEKSPAVDLVMLVDDNDTDNFISKRIIEITKFANRVEIKNSGKGALEYLEANVNTPENLPDLIFLDINMPIVDGFVFLFEFEMFPEEVKKKCKIIILSSSDNKRDIDKIVDNEYVIKFITKPLTENSLNSVRDLLSSMAS, from the coding sequence ATGGAAAAGTCACCTGCCGTTGACCTTGTGATGCTCGTTGATGATAACGACACCGATAATTTTATCAGCAAACGAATCATAGAAATTACGAAGTTTGCCAATAGAGTAGAAATCAAAAACTCGGGCAAGGGTGCGCTCGAATACCTTGAAGCCAACGTGAACACTCCCGAGAACCTCCCCGACTTGATATTTCTTGATATCAACATGCCCATTGTCGATGGCTTTGTGTTTTTGTTTGAGTTCGAGATGTTTCCTGAAGAGGTCAAAAAAAAATGCAAAATCATCATCTTATCGAGTTCCGACAACAAACGAGACATCGACAAGATTGTGGATAACGAATATGTAATTAAGTTTATCACCAAACCATTGACAGAAAACTCCCTTAACAGCGTGCGTGACTTGCTTAGCTCTATGGCATCATAA